In a single window of the Bactrocera dorsalis isolate Fly_Bdor chromosome 2, ASM2337382v1, whole genome shotgun sequence genome:
- the LOC105229865 gene encoding charged multivesicular body protein 3, protein MGLFGKTHTKDPKEQVQEWTHKIRKESNQLDRQIRSIQREEEKVKRSLKQAATKNDRDTCVILAKEIVRARKAINRIYTSKAHLNSIQLQMKNQLATLRVAGSLQKSTEVMQAMQNLVRYPELAGIMRDMSKEMMKAGIIEEMLDETMDSLEESEEMEEEAAKEVDKVLWEITDGKLGEAPLPPEGIAAEKREVPAATVVESEDEAGEEEEDLQEMQNRLASLRS, encoded by the exons ATGGGGTTATTCGGCAAAACACATACCAAAGATCCTAAAGAGCAG GTGCAAGAATGGACGCACAAAATTCGTAAGGAAAGCAATCAACTGGATCGGCAGATACGTAGTATACAGCGAGAGGAGGAGAAAGTGAAGCGTTCCTTAAAGCAGGCAGCTACAAAAAATGATCGGGACACTTGTGTCATTCTCGCAAAAGAAATTGTGCGCGCACGTAAAGCGATAAATCGTATTTACACATCTAAGGCACACCTTAACTCCATACAGCTACAAATGAAGAACCAATTGG ctaCGTTACGCGTGGCCGGCTCGTTACAAAAATCCACAGAAGTAATGCAAGCTATGCAGAATTTGGTACGTTATCCCGAATTAGCCGGCATAATGCGAGACATGTCGAAAGAAATGATGAAAGCAGGCATAATTGAGGAAATGCTCGACGAGACAATGGATTCGCTGGAAGAGTCTGAAGAGATGGAAGAGGAGGCGGCAAAGGAAGTAGATAAAGTCTTATGGGAAATTACGGATGGTAAACTTGGTGAAGCACCGTTACCACCCGAAGGTATCGCCGCCGAAAAACGTGAAGTACCCGCTGCCACAgtagttgaatctgaagatGAAGCTGGTGAAGAGGAGGAAGATTTACAAGAAATGCAAAATCGTTTAGCATCGCTGCGTTCATAA
- the LOC105229864 gene encoding ATP-dependent RNA helicase SUV3 homolog, mitochondrial, translated as MQNSKCSINLLNTLTRNLNLRASTSPLNVSSHIATKYVHLSSYVQARNKKTGPQHVSTLFKPVPMPRNADEHDVGAEMVGKLDKAELLKILNKFTQKREIKQLCVENGLDTYLQQQAFASFRRYCIEAENLPVDLHITVSDILNNAGHIDDIFPYFLRHAKTIFPHLDCMDDLKKISDLRTPANWYPSARAITRKIVFHAGPTNSGKTYHAMERFLTAKTGVYCGPLKLLATEVFNKANDRGTACDLVTGEERKFGINEDTPANHVACTVEMTSVNTPYEVAVIDEIQQLRDPQRGWAWTRAFLGLIADEVHVCGESGALELLQKICETTNETVEVHNYDRLTELTIEDSALTSLDNVQPGDCIVCFSKNDIYSVSREIEARGKEVAVIYGGLPPGTKLAQAAKFNDPDNSCKVMVATDAIGMGLNLSIRRIIFYSIIKPSMNEKGEREIDTISISSALQIAGRAGRFRTQWEHGYVTTFKADDLQTLRKILSQKPEPLKQAGLHPTADQIELYAYHLPKSTLSNLMDIFVNLCTVDDSLYFMCNIEDFKFLAEMIEHVPLPLRARYVFCCAPINKKMPFVCSMFLKIARQYSRNEPITFDFITRNCGWPFALPKTIIDLMHLESVFDVMDLYLWLSYRFMDLFPDAAAVRVAQKELDDIIQQGVFQITRLLKNSEASQSATDGDTTYNLRRSTYMREPRIPNSSRGRLTDRLIAQGLLTPGMLSELRKEWDAQQQSLAQSTIESAFDSDDEGNNSGFKKMRRKRRK; from the exons ATGCAAAATTCTAAATGTAGTATTAATTTACTTAATACGCTCACGCGAAATCTGAACCTACGCGCATCAACATCGCCACTAAACGTTTCCTCTCATATTGCCACTAAATATGTGCACCTCAGCAGTTATGTACAAGCGCGTAACAAGAAGACTGGTCCACAGCATGTTTCTACACTTTTCAAACCGGTACCAATGCCGCGAAATGCAGACGAACATGATGTGGGTGCTGAAATGGTGGGTAAACTGGACAAAGCAGAATTGCTGAAGATTCTTAACAAATTCACGCAAAAACGTGAAATCAAACAATTGTGTGTGGAAAATGGACTTGACA CTTACTTACAACAACAAGCCTTTGCCTCATTTCGCCGATACTGCATTGAGGCGGAAAACCTTCCAGTGGACTTGCACATAACCGTTAGTGATATACTAAATAATGCGGGGCACATTGATGATATATTTCCATATTTCCTGAGGCACGCTAAAACCATATTTCCTCATTTAGACTGTATGGATGATCTGAAGAAAATCTCAGATCTACGTACACCAGCGAATTGGTACCCGAGTGCACGTGCAATTACCCGAAAAATCGTATTTCACGCGGGACCGACAAATTCTGGAAAAACGTATCATGCTATGGAACGTTTTTTGACCGCAAAAACAGGTGTATATTGTGGTCCACTAAAACTACTAGCCACTGAGGTGTTCAACAAAGCTAATGATAGG GGTACAGCCTGTGATCTTGTTACGGGTGAGGAACGTAAATTTGGTATTAATGAAGATACGCCAGCAAATCACGTAGCTTGTACTGTAGAGATGACTTCGGTAAACACGCCTT ATGAAGTTGCTGTTATCGATGAAATACAACAATTGCGGGATCCGCAACGTGGTTGGGCCTGGACACGTGCCTTTCTTGGCCTAATTGCTGATGAAGTGCACGTTTGTGGTGAGTCCGGTGCTTTAGAGCTActgcaaaaaatttgtgaaacaaCAAATGAAACCGTCGAAGTGCACAACTACGATAGGCTTACCGAGCTTACCATTGAGGATTCAGCATTGACAAGCCTGGACAATGTGCAGCCAGGTGATTGCATTGTGTGTTTCAGTAAAAACGATATTTACTCAGTGTCGCGCGAAATTGAAGCGag AGGTAAAGAGGTGGCTGTGATCTATGGCGGATTACCACCAGGCACCAAGTTGGCGCAAGCAGCAAAATTCAATGACCCGGACAATAGTTGTAAAGTGATGGTCGCAACGGATGCGATCGGCATGGGTCTAAATCT GAGCATACGCCGTATCATCTTTTATTCAATAATCAAACCCTCAATGAACGAAAAAGGTGAACGAGAAATTGATACAATCTCCATATCGTCAGCGCTGCAGATTGCCGGTCGCGCTGGACGTTTTCGTACACAGTGGGAGCATGGTTATGTGACCACTTTTAAAGCGGACGACTTACAGACCTTGCGCAAGATTTTATCCCAGAAACCTGAACCTCTGAAACAAGCTGGTCTGCATCCTACCGCCGATCAAATAGAGCTTTACGCTTACCATCTGCCAAAATCCACACTCAGCAATCTGATG GATATATTTGTGAATCTGTGCACAGTTGATGACTCGTTATACTTTATGTGCAATATTGAAGATTTTAAATTCTTAGCTGAGATGATTGAACACGTGCCGTTGCCACTTCGTGCACGCTATGTATTCTGTTGTGCGCCCATAAACAAAAAGATGCCCTTTGTGTGCTCCATGTTCCTTAAG ATTGCCCGACAGTATAGTCGCAACGAACCAATCACCTTCGACTTCATTACACGTAATTGTGGTTGGCCCTTTGCCTTGCCCAAAACGATCATTGATCTTATGCACCTGGAATCGGTATTCGATGTGATGGATCTATATTTATGGTTAAGTTATCGTTTTATGGATTTATTCCCCGATGCAGCAGCAGTACGTGTAGCGCAGAAGGAACTTGATGACATAATACAGCAGGGTGTGTTTCAAATTACGCGGTTGCTAAAGAATTCCGAAGCCAGTCAAAGTGCAACCGATGGAGATACGACGTATAATTTACGAAGATCCACATATATGCGTG AACCACGCATACCAAACTCCTCACGTGGTCGCCTAACAGACCGTTTAATCGCTCAAGGTCTACTAACGCCTGGTATGCTGAGTGAGCTGCGCAAGGAATGGGATGCACAGCAACAATCGCTCGCGCAGTCCACAATCGAAAGCGCCTTCGATTCGGATGATGAAGGGAACAATAGTGGTTTCAAGAAAATGCGACGAAAGCGACGCAAgtga